In one window of Cytophagaceae bacterium ABcell3 DNA:
- a CDS encoding DNA translocase FtsK, producing MAVNTYKQGSKVKNQEKNKKQKKLRLPSFGLGFFKDKRLHLTIGFFLVVLSFFLVLAFLSFLFTGKNDQSVIEALGQTEMHEAGKEIHNWLGISGAYISYYFIFKWFGVASFLFIPVLFLAGIKILVKNANVYFSKVLTVSLFFVLWTSPAMGYFVLRTEGESDWGMLSGGIGYESAVWLNDLLGWGTPLMLIFILLVFNIFYFNITSLFKKADPALVDDAQDQKSAEEEIQKDMEELLQEDDANAEEDDEDESDEDWVVKHAQNDSEGGDKQDEEKKEPEVLEDDGTVSLELPAKEEKTSAPPAKPTLELETIIPQGEEPIKVEEPVEEKEEFIISESEEEAVGKKIENYDPTLDLASYKYPIIDLLREYETGKLQVSKEELEANKDKIVETLSQFNIGISSIKATIGPTVTLYEIVPDAGIRISKIKNLEDDIALSLAALGIRIIAPIPGKGTIGIEVPNTNREMVAMKSVLSTEKFLKSDKDLPVALGKTISNEVYVIDLAKMPHLLMAGATGQGKSVGLNVLLTSLIYKKHPSQLKFVLIDPKKVELSLFNKIERHFLAKLPDSEDAIITDTAKVVHTLNSLCMEMDNRYELLKDANCRNLKEYNKKFMERRLNPEKGHYFMPYIVLIIDELADLMMTAGKEVETPIARLAQLARAIGIHLVVATQRPSVNVITGIIKANFPARLSFKVTSKIDSRTILDTGGAEQLVGQGDMLLSLGSELIRLQCAFVDTPEVEDVCEYIGSQRGYEHAYHLPEVADEEGEGSGDFDFSERDAMFEEAARTIVTHQQGSTSLLQRKLKLGYNRAGRLIDQLEAAGIVGPFEGSKAREVLITDEYSLEQLLNELNNKSKPY from the coding sequence ATGGCAGTAAATACATATAAACAAGGATCTAAAGTAAAGAATCAGGAAAAGAACAAGAAGCAGAAAAAGCTCAGACTTCCTTCTTTTGGGCTGGGCTTTTTTAAAGATAAGCGCCTGCACTTGACCATAGGTTTTTTCTTGGTGGTTCTTTCTTTCTTTCTTGTATTGGCATTTCTGTCTTTTCTTTTTACAGGTAAAAATGACCAAAGCGTAATTGAAGCACTTGGCCAGACGGAGATGCATGAAGCTGGAAAGGAAATTCACAACTGGCTTGGGATTTCAGGAGCTTATATTTCTTATTATTTTATTTTTAAATGGTTTGGAGTAGCTTCTTTCTTGTTTATACCCGTTTTATTTTTGGCAGGGATCAAAATTTTGGTCAAAAATGCCAATGTTTACTTTTCCAAGGTACTTACTGTTTCCCTGTTTTTTGTTTTATGGACTAGTCCTGCCATGGGGTATTTTGTGCTCCGTACAGAAGGTGAGTCTGATTGGGGCATGTTGTCTGGAGGCATAGGGTATGAAAGCGCTGTATGGCTGAATGACCTCTTAGGGTGGGGTACTCCGCTGATGCTGATTTTCATTCTTCTGGTGTTTAATATCTTTTACTTTAACATTACCTCTTTATTTAAAAAAGCAGATCCAGCCTTGGTAGATGATGCCCAAGATCAAAAAAGTGCCGAAGAGGAGATCCAAAAAGACATGGAAGAACTGCTTCAAGAAGATGATGCCAACGCCGAAGAAGATGATGAGGATGAAAGTGATGAGGACTGGGTCGTAAAGCATGCTCAAAATGACTCAGAGGGTGGCGATAAACAGGACGAGGAAAAGAAAGAACCTGAGGTATTAGAGGACGACGGTACTGTTTCATTGGAATTGCCTGCCAAAGAAGAAAAAACGTCTGCGCCACCAGCTAAACCAACCCTAGAGCTGGAAACTATTATTCCTCAAGGAGAAGAACCTATTAAAGTAGAAGAACCCGTAGAGGAAAAGGAGGAGTTTATTATATCGGAAAGTGAAGAAGAGGCTGTTGGCAAAAAGATTGAAAATTACGATCCAACCTTAGACCTTGCTTCTTATAAATACCCTATTATTGACCTTCTTAGGGAATATGAAACTGGAAAATTGCAGGTTTCTAAAGAAGAACTTGAAGCCAATAAGGACAAGATCGTTGAAACGCTAAGTCAATTTAATATTGGTATATCCAGTATCAAAGCAACCATTGGCCCTACGGTTACCTTATATGAAATTGTTCCTGATGCGGGTATACGTATTTCCAAGATCAAGAACCTGGAAGATGATATAGCGCTAAGTTTGGCGGCTTTGGGTATACGTATTATTGCCCCGATTCCAGGAAAAGGTACTATTGGTATAGAAGTGCCTAATACCAACCGGGAAATGGTGGCCATGAAATCAGTGTTGTCTACAGAGAAATTTCTGAAGAGTGACAAAGATCTGCCTGTAGCACTGGGCAAAACTATTTCTAATGAAGTATATGTGATAGACTTGGCCAAAATGCCACACTTGCTTATGGCGGGTGCTACCGGACAAGGAAAGTCGGTAGGTTTGAATGTGCTTCTTACCAGCCTTATATATAAAAAGCATCCTTCACAATTGAAGTTTGTCCTTATTGACCCTAAAAAGGTAGAGCTTTCTTTATTTAATAAAATTGAAAGGCATTTCTTGGCTAAACTCCCTGATTCTGAAGATGCCATTATTACCGATACCGCCAAAGTTGTCCATACGCTTAATTCCCTATGTATGGAAATGGACAATAGGTATGAGCTGCTAAAGGATGCCAACTGCCGTAACCTAAAGGAGTACAATAAAAAGTTTATGGAGCGCAGGTTAAATCCTGAAAAAGGACATTATTTTATGCCTTATATAGTTCTTATTATTGATGAGCTTGCCGATTTGATGATGACTGCTGGCAAAGAGGTAGAAACACCTATAGCCAGACTTGCTCAGCTTGCCAGGGCTATTGGTATTCACTTGGTGGTAGCTACGCAGCGTCCATCGGTCAATGTAATTACAGGTATCATCAAGGCTAACTTCCCTGCAAGGCTTTCCTTTAAGGTGACCTCCAAAATAGATTCCAGGACTATTTTAGATACAGGAGGTGCAGAGCAGTTGGTTGGGCAAGGGGATATGCTTTTGTCTCTTGGGTCTGAACTAATTCGTTTGCAATGCGCTTTTGTAGATACACCCGAAGTTGAAGATGTTTGTGAATATATAGGCAGCCAGCGCGGCTATGAACATGCTTATCACTTGCCGGAAGTTGCAGATGAGGAAGGTGAAGGGTCTGGCGACTTTGACTTCTCTGAAAGAGATGCTATGTTTGAAGAGGCGGCCAGAACCATTGTAACCCATCAGCAGGGTAGTACTTCTTTGTTGCAAAGAAAATTAAAACTTGGATATAACAGGGCCGGTAGGCTGATAGACCAGTTGGAAGCTGCCGGGATTGTAGGGCCTTTTGAAGGTAGTAAAGCCCGCGAAGTTTTAATTACTGATGAATATAGTTTGGAACAATTATTGAATGAACTAAATAATAAATCGAAACCTTATTAG
- a CDS encoding quinone-dependent dihydroorotate dehydrogenase, which yields MYKHFMKPLLFRLNPEGAHHLIFFVLKVAFKIPFVKWIIRGMYTVKAPSLERELFGLKFKNPVGLAAGFDKNAAFIDELEPFGFGFVEIGTITPRPQPGNDRPRLFRLPKDAALINRMGFNNDGAAAAAERLKRRKAKIIIGGNIGKNKITPNEEAFSDYEQCIDILHPYVDYFVANVSSPNTPGLRELQDKEPLMKLLKKVMEKNASMPQPKPVLLKIAPDLTDEQLDDIVEIAESLKLSGIIATNTTISREDLKTDRKIIENIGAGGVSGKPVTRRSTEVIRYLCQRTKIPVIGVGGIHSAEDAIEKIKAGASLVQIYTGFVYEGPALVKRINKALVSA from the coding sequence TTGTATAAGCATTTTATGAAGCCTTTGTTGTTCCGGTTAAATCCGGAAGGGGCGCATCACTTGATTTTCTTTGTTCTAAAAGTCGCGTTTAAAATACCTTTTGTTAAATGGATAATTCGCGGGATGTATACAGTCAAAGCACCTTCCTTAGAGCGGGAGCTTTTTGGGCTTAAGTTTAAAAATCCTGTGGGCTTAGCGGCTGGATTTGACAAGAATGCTGCTTTTATTGACGAGTTGGAACCCTTTGGTTTTGGTTTTGTAGAAATAGGTACCATCACACCTCGCCCTCAGCCTGGAAATGACCGTCCTCGTTTGTTTAGGTTGCCCAAAGACGCAGCATTGATCAATAGGATGGGATTTAACAATGATGGTGCAGCAGCGGCGGCTGAAAGGTTGAAAAGAAGGAAAGCCAAAATTATTATTGGAGGAAATATTGGTAAAAATAAAATCACACCAAACGAAGAAGCGTTTAGTGATTATGAGCAATGTATAGATATTTTACATCCCTATGTAGATTACTTTGTGGCCAATGTCAGCTCTCCTAATACCCCAGGGTTAAGGGAGCTTCAGGACAAGGAACCGCTTATGAAACTGTTAAAGAAGGTGATGGAGAAAAATGCTTCTATGCCACAGCCTAAACCTGTATTGTTAAAAATCGCACCAGACTTAACTGATGAGCAATTGGATGATATTGTTGAAATTGCTGAATCATTAAAACTTTCGGGAATTATAGCTACCAATACGACCATTAGTAGGGAAGACCTTAAAACGGACAGAAAGATTATAGAAAATATTGGTGCTGGCGGGGTTAGCGGTAAGCCGGTGACCAGGCGTTCCACAGAAGTAATCCGGTATCTCTGCCAAAGAACTAAAATACCTGTCATAGGCGTTGGTGGTATACATTCTGCAGAAGATGCTATTGAGAAAATAAAGGCAGGGGCATCGCTCGTGCAGATTTATACAGGGTTTGTATATGAAGGGCCGGCGCTCGTAAAAAGGATAAATAAGGCACTAGTTTCTGCCTGA
- the xerD gene encoding site-specific tyrosine recombinase XerD has protein sequence MNWDLLIKQFKGYLKLERSLSPNSVEAYVHDVVKLRQFLEISNTSVSPQKVTQNHISGFLQYLNELGLSVFSQARVLSGIKSFYSFLLLEDIIIKDPSALIEAPKLGRKLPDILDVHELVSLFEAIDLSTPEGPRNRAMLEVLYSSGLRVSELTDLKLSNILREHGFLRVIGKGNKERLVPIGGEAMKHLKIYVEEVRCHLNIKKGNEDFVFLNRRGAKLSRVMVFTIIKNLAKAINLNKNISPHTFRHSFATHLLEGGADLRAVQEMLGHESITTTEIYTHLDRDYLKQVITEFHPRS, from the coding sequence ATGAACTGGGATTTACTTATAAAGCAGTTCAAAGGATATTTAAAGCTCGAAAGATCCTTGTCGCCTAACTCTGTTGAGGCCTATGTTCATGATGTTGTAAAGCTAAGACAGTTTTTAGAAATCTCCAATACAAGCGTATCGCCACAAAAGGTTACCCAAAACCATATATCCGGTTTTTTGCAGTACCTGAATGAACTGGGACTGTCAGTTTTTTCTCAAGCACGTGTTTTGTCAGGCATAAAGTCGTTTTATAGCTTTTTGCTACTTGAGGATATAATTATCAAGGATCCCTCGGCCTTAATAGAAGCACCAAAGCTAGGAAGAAAACTTCCGGATATTCTTGATGTACACGAGCTGGTTTCTCTTTTTGAGGCTATAGATTTAAGTACTCCTGAAGGCCCCCGAAACCGGGCCATGCTAGAGGTTTTATATAGTTCTGGATTGCGCGTATCTGAGCTTACAGATCTTAAACTAAGTAATATCTTAAGGGAACATGGTTTTTTGAGGGTTATTGGCAAAGGTAATAAAGAGCGGTTGGTTCCGATTGGGGGAGAGGCCATGAAACACCTTAAGATATACGTAGAAGAGGTCAGGTGCCACCTCAATATTAAAAAGGGGAATGAAGATTTTGTTTTTCTCAACCGTCGGGGTGCCAAGCTCAGTCGGGTGATGGTTTTTACTATAATTAAAAATTTAGCTAAAGCAATTAACTTAAATAAGAATATCAGTCCACATACTTTCCGTCATTCATTTGCTACTCATTTATTGGAAGGTGGAGCAGATTTGCGAGCAGTTCAGGAAATGCTGGGCCATGAGTCTATTACCACTACAGAAATCTACACCCATTTAGACCGTGATTATTTAAAGCAGGTGATTACTGAATTTCATCCCCGGAGCTAG
- the aroQ gene encoding type II 3-dehydroquinate dehydratase codes for MKILIVNGPNLNLLGKRETSIYGARPFEAFFDELKEKFPEIKMEYFQSNVEGELVNKLHEVGFEYDGIVMNAGAYTHTSVAIADAIAGINTPTIEVHISNVYSREGFRHKSLMSKNCAGIITGFGLDSYILGIQYFQNKNK; via the coding sequence ATGAAAATCTTAATAGTCAACGGTCCAAATTTAAACCTATTAGGAAAAAGAGAAACCAGTATTTATGGGGCTCGTCCTTTTGAAGCGTTTTTTGACGAATTAAAAGAAAAATTTCCGGAAATAAAAATGGAGTATTTCCAATCCAATGTAGAAGGAGAGTTAGTCAACAAGCTTCATGAAGTAGGGTTTGAGTATGATGGCATCGTTATGAATGCAGGGGCCTACACCCACACATCAGTAGCCATTGCCGATGCCATAGCCGGAATTAACACACCGACTATTGAGGTACATATATCAAATGTGTATTCCAGAGAGGGTTTTCGCCATAAGAGCCTAATGAGCAAAAACTGCGCTGGCATCATAACAGGATTTGGTTTGGACAGTTATATACTGGGCATTCAGTATTTCCAAAACAAGAACAAATGA
- a CDS encoding aminotransferase class V-fold PLP-dependent enzyme: protein MISFYPGPSKLNDSTGRFFQEAIATGILSYNHRSPKFTSLMEETIFLLKEKLLVPENYTVFFVSSATECWEIIAQDLVQKSSVHLFNGNFGEKWMNLSKKLLEDVRCLRFGINNQIDTSHLIIPDACDLIALTDNETSNGTCVTKDTLEAIRKMYPDKLIASDATSSMAGVHLDFSLADVWFASVQKCFGLPSGMALMICSPEAIKKAKMKESRHYNSISSLAENISKYQTTHTPNILNIFLLNKTLKERPDIISIDQIIRQRADSWYSFFETMDNVELLISNEDCRSKTVIVVQGTEDRIATLKLAAEKEGFVLGNGYGKWAKTTWRIANFPAYTEEDIFKLKGFLRDFYQK, encoded by the coding sequence ATGATATCTTTTTATCCAGGTCCTTCGAAACTTAACGATTCAACAGGCAGATTTTTTCAGGAAGCTATTGCAACGGGTATACTAAGCTACAACCATAGAAGCCCCAAGTTTACCAGTTTAATGGAAGAGACAATTTTTCTGCTCAAAGAAAAACTACTCGTTCCAGAAAACTATACAGTATTCTTTGTTTCCTCTGCCACAGAATGCTGGGAAATTATAGCGCAAGACCTGGTTCAAAAGTCAAGTGTTCATCTTTTCAATGGCAACTTTGGAGAAAAATGGATGAACCTAAGCAAGAAGCTCCTAGAAGATGTACGTTGCCTACGTTTTGGCATTAACAACCAAATAGACACTTCCCATCTTATTATTCCAGATGCTTGCGATTTGATTGCGCTCACCGACAATGAAACGTCCAATGGTACTTGTGTTACAAAAGATACATTAGAAGCTATCAGAAAGATGTATCCAGATAAGCTCATTGCCTCCGATGCCACTTCCTCCATGGCTGGCGTACATCTCGACTTTTCACTTGCCGACGTATGGTTTGCGTCAGTCCAGAAGTGCTTTGGCCTGCCATCAGGTATGGCTTTAATGATTTGCTCCCCAGAAGCAATAAAAAAGGCCAAAATGAAAGAAAGCAGGCACTATAACAGCATTTCTTCATTGGCTGAAAATATTAGCAAGTATCAAACCACCCATACACCTAATATTCTCAACATCTTTTTACTCAACAAAACCTTAAAAGAAAGGCCGGATATCATCAGTATAGATCAAATAATCCGCCAAAGGGCAGACTCCTGGTATAGTTTTTTCGAGACAATGGACAATGTGGAGTTGTTGATTAGTAATGAAGACTGCCGTTCAAAAACCGTTATAGTCGTACAAGGAACAGAAGATCGTATTGCAACACTGAAATTAGCTGCAGAAAAAGAAGGTTTTGTTTTAGGCAATGGATATGGCAAATGGGCAAAAACAACATGGAGAATAGCAAACTTCCCCGCTTATACGGAAGAAGATATCTTTAAACTTAAGGGCTTTTTAAGAGATTTTTACCAAAAGTAA
- a CDS encoding alpha/beta fold hydrolase — MKALPLILLLSILIQSHLGFCTVDGSNVVKEHEFLVSYEKKGDVSKAELQERNRKLATVALHDIQAYKIVYNTINTDGSPITASGLLLLPVADKVLPLLSLQHGTITEETRAPSYFRANNEIYTTGAVFASSGFAVSVPDYIGYGASSNLPHPYEHAQSLATAGRDMLRAVKEFCQSKEIPLSEQLFISGYSEGGYASMALMKLLEEKHADEFNIAACAPGGGAYDKVGFARYILAKDRSLKFINSYLWVLDTYNRVYGLDRPVSAFLKEPYATTVEKSGVHATVETNPSKLFTTAFKTGVLNDTDQELLKTISDNNIYDWKPKAPLKLFHGTDDDYVPFFNAQHAYDAMKARGASKVWLQPIEKGDHFSSSQSYVKGVFEFFSRYVE; from the coding sequence ATGAAAGCACTACCTTTAATTTTACTTCTCAGTATTTTAATTCAGTCACACTTAGGTTTTTGTACTGTAGATGGGTCAAATGTCGTCAAAGAGCACGAGTTTCTAGTTTCCTATGAGAAGAAAGGGGATGTTTCTAAGGCGGAATTACAGGAAAGGAATAGGAAACTAGCTACTGTAGCGTTGCATGATATCCAAGCTTATAAGATCGTATACAATACAATCAATACAGATGGAAGTCCCATTACTGCTTCTGGTTTATTGCTGTTGCCGGTTGCTGATAAAGTACTTCCTTTGTTAAGTCTTCAGCACGGTACTATTACAGAAGAAACACGGGCGCCCTCTTATTTCCGGGCCAATAACGAAATTTATACCACTGGGGCAGTGTTTGCCTCCTCTGGTTTTGCAGTATCTGTACCTGACTACATAGGTTATGGAGCATCTTCTAACCTGCCGCACCCTTATGAGCATGCGCAATCTTTGGCAACAGCCGGAAGGGATATGTTAAGGGCTGTTAAGGAATTTTGTCAGTCAAAGGAGATACCGTTAAGCGAACAGCTTTTTATTTCCGGGTACTCTGAAGGTGGGTATGCTTCCATGGCATTGATGAAGCTATTGGAAGAAAAACATGCCGATGAGTTTAATATTGCTGCCTGTGCACCGGGTGGTGGTGCTTATGATAAGGTTGGTTTTGCCAGGTATATTTTGGCAAAAGATAGATCACTAAAGTTTATCAACTCTTATTTATGGGTGCTTGATACCTACAATAGAGTATATGGACTTGACAGGCCAGTAAGTGCTTTTTTGAAAGAGCCTTACGCTACGACAGTAGAGAAAAGCGGGGTGCATGCAACTGTCGAAACCAATCCTTCAAAACTGTTTACCACTGCTTTTAAAACAGGCGTTCTTAACGATACAGACCAAGAGTTGCTAAAAACTATCAGCGATAATAATATCTACGACTGGAAGCCAAAAGCACCACTGAAGCTATTCCATGGCACAGATGATGATTATGTGCCCTTTTTTAATGCTCAACATGCCTATGATGCCATGAAAGCTAGAGGAGCCTCAAAAGTGTGGCTACAGCCTATCGAAAAAGGAGACCACTTTTCTTCTTCTCAAAGTTATGTCAAAGGTGTTTTCGAGTTTTTTAGCCGCTATGTTGAGTGA
- a CDS encoding SDR family NAD(P)-dependent oxidoreductase, whose product MDLQGKAAVVTGASKGIGLALVNALLAEGIKVAGWSRSGKGVSNENYKTFQVDISSYDSVEKAWASSVDFLGQQPDILINNAGLGYSGLLEDMEPALWKEIFEVNVNGLFYCSKMAIAGMKSRGEGHIINIASIAGKDGSPKLSAYCGSKFAVRGISQSLYKEVRDYGVKVTCVMPGSVKTDFFDNIDHIQANDYMMKAEDVAEMILHIIKTPENLHATEIELRPLMPAGRKKV is encoded by the coding sequence ATGGATCTTCAAGGTAAAGCAGCAGTGGTCACAGGCGCTTCTAAAGGCATTGGTTTGGCGTTGGTAAACGCCCTCTTGGCAGAAGGAATTAAGGTAGCGGGGTGGAGTAGGAGTGGAAAGGGAGTGAGTAATGAAAACTACAAGACGTTTCAAGTGGATATTTCTTCTTATGATTCAGTTGAGAAGGCTTGGGCTTCATCTGTAGATTTTCTAGGGCAGCAACCTGATATCCTTATCAACAATGCCGGTTTAGGGTATTCTGGCCTTTTAGAAGACATGGAACCAGCTTTATGGAAAGAAATTTTTGAGGTCAATGTAAATGGTCTTTTTTATTGCTCAAAAATGGCCATTGCTGGCATGAAAAGTAGGGGAGAGGGACATATTATCAACATAGCATCTATAGCAGGTAAAGATGGTTCGCCTAAGCTCAGTGCTTATTGTGGCAGCAAATTTGCGGTGAGGGGAATATCTCAATCTTTGTATAAGGAGGTGAGGGACTATGGCGTTAAAGTAACTTGCGTTATGCCAGGTTCTGTAAAAACTGATTTTTTTGACAATATTGATCATATTCAAGCAAATGATTATATGATGAAAGCCGAAGATGTAGCTGAAATGATCCTTCATATTATCAAAACACCGGAAAATCTCCATGCTACCGAAATAGAGCTGCGCCCTTTGATGCCAGCAGGGCGTAAAAAAGTGTAG
- a CDS encoding acyloxyacyl hydrolase: MYKIFLYVIVLIVLMPNCSTGQVEDTPNPSGLTINLNHLSGFIYEHSEKMAHLTDQYPTAFELDINKQTYGNRPWQQLYNFPQFGVSVHYFNMDSEKPLGDMISITPYFNPILYRSSGLIVSYRIGLGGSYISRGFHPESNPDNVLISSRLNFSLYGNINIRKYLFKNLHVNAGVSLIHYSNGSFKTPNLGINIPAIHVGLGYGQQPQKSFHEDDMSAHERTYYFNLISNFGIKEYRTPGGDKFLNMSGCMFVSRTLNHKSSITAGLDLFYNGTYILLANNPDPDDLVYQLTSGITVGHELTVARLSMLTQMGIYIYDPLTPTPPVYQRYYLRYFFTSNLNIGVGLKTHYGYADFVEWGLGIRL, encoded by the coding sequence ATGTATAAAATATTTTTATATGTTATAGTCCTAATTGTCTTGATGCCAAACTGTTCTACAGGACAGGTAGAGGATACTCCTAACCCCTCAGGTCTTACCATAAATTTAAACCACCTGTCTGGGTTCATTTATGAACACTCTGAAAAGATGGCCCACCTAACAGACCAGTACCCCACTGCTTTTGAGCTTGACATAAACAAACAAACCTATGGCAACCGCCCCTGGCAGCAGCTTTACAATTTCCCTCAATTTGGCGTTTCTGTCCATTACTTTAACATGGACTCAGAGAAACCATTAGGCGATATGATTTCTATAACACCCTATTTCAACCCCATACTATACCGATCATCCGGCTTAATTGTGAGCTACCGTATTGGGCTGGGAGGAAGCTATATCAGCAGGGGTTTTCATCCTGAAAGCAACCCTGACAACGTGCTTATCAGCAGCAGGTTAAATTTTTCTCTTTACGGCAACATCAATATCAGAAAATATCTTTTTAAAAACCTTCATGTCAATGCTGGGGTAAGCTTGATTCATTACTCAAATGGTTCTTTTAAGACACCAAATCTTGGCATTAACATACCTGCTATCCATGTTGGGCTTGGCTATGGCCAGCAGCCGCAAAAAAGCTTTCATGAAGACGATATGTCTGCCCATGAAAGGACATATTATTTTAACCTGATAAGTAATTTTGGGATTAAAGAATATAGGACACCTGGAGGAGACAAATTCCTCAATATGAGTGGATGTATGTTCGTCAGCAGAACCTTGAACCACAAAAGCAGTATTACGGCAGGACTGGACCTCTTTTATAATGGAACCTACATTTTGCTTGCCAATAACCCAGATCCAGATGATTTAGTTTACCAGCTAACATCAGGTATTACTGTGGGGCATGAACTCACTGTTGCCAGGCTATCTATGCTGACACAAATGGGTATTTACATTTATGATCCGCTGACCCCAACACCGCCAGTTTACCAAAGGTACTACTTGAGGTACTTTTTTACCTCCAACCTAAATATTGGCGTGGGACTCAAAACACATTACGGATATGCCGACTTTGTAGAATGGGGACTGGGCATTCGGCTTTAA
- a CDS encoding ISL3 family transposase has protein sequence MNSIEIFQLALQLTKPWSVTDVRFQEASNGKQELHITISFERGFVFEPESKVHDTQYRTWRHLNFFEHECYLHCKVPRIKTTDGKVKTVEVPWARKGSGFTLLFEAFSMALIEREMPVNKAADLVNEYPQRIWNIFNYWIQIAYRADDQSSVTQLGIDETSVRKGHDYVTVAADLATRRVIHVTPGKDRHTIGRIKDHLKAKGVEHLSITDACIDMSTGFIAGMLEHFPNTSVTFDKFHVVKLLNEAMDDVRKREVREHSILKGHKYTLLKSTHKLSAKQKQDRQVLIELLPTIGKAYRLKTLFQSFWEFKTKEEGSAFLAYWCDLVEEEGLYAFKKFVNTIKSHWQGITNYVESQIANGVMEGINSKIQLAKRRARGYRNITNFINMIYFISSKLKFNYPQYST, from the coding sequence ATGAACAGTATCGAAATATTTCAATTGGCTTTGCAGTTAACAAAGCCTTGGTCGGTAACCGATGTTAGGTTTCAGGAAGCATCCAATGGTAAACAAGAACTTCATATAACCATTAGCTTTGAGCGTGGTTTCGTATTTGAACCAGAAAGTAAAGTTCATGATACTCAATATAGGACTTGGCGTCACCTCAATTTTTTTGAACATGAATGTTATCTTCATTGCAAAGTCCCTCGAATCAAAACAACGGATGGAAAGGTAAAAACCGTGGAAGTGCCGTGGGCTAGAAAAGGAAGTGGTTTTACTTTGTTGTTTGAGGCTTTTAGCATGGCTTTGATTGAGCGAGAGATGCCCGTGAACAAAGCAGCTGATTTAGTGAATGAGTACCCACAGCGCATATGGAATATATTTAACTACTGGATACAAATTGCCTATCGGGCAGATGATCAAAGCTCGGTGACCCAATTGGGTATTGATGAGACTTCTGTAAGAAAAGGACATGATTATGTGACCGTAGCAGCAGATTTGGCTACTCGCCGTGTGATTCATGTTACTCCAGGCAAGGATCGGCACACTATCGGAAGAATTAAAGACCATTTAAAAGCAAAGGGTGTTGAACATCTGTCAATTACCGACGCATGCATTGATATGTCTACAGGTTTTATCGCAGGCATGCTCGAACATTTTCCTAACACCTCGGTAACATTTGATAAATTTCATGTAGTCAAACTGCTTAATGAAGCTATGGACGATGTACGTAAGCGAGAAGTCCGAGAACACTCAATACTTAAAGGACACAAATACACGCTATTAAAGTCCACACACAAACTTAGCGCTAAACAGAAGCAGGACCGGCAGGTACTTATTGAACTGTTACCAACTATTGGGAAGGCTTATCGGTTAAAGACCTTATTTCAGAGCTTTTGGGAGTTTAAAACAAAAGAAGAGGGCTCTGCTTTCTTGGCTTACTGGTGTGACCTTGTTGAAGAGGAAGGCTTGTATGCCTTCAAGAAGTTTGTAAACACAATAAAGTCCCACTGGCAAGGAATTACCAATTATGTCGAGTCCCAGATTGCCAATGGTGTCATGGAAGGGATTAACAGCAAAATACAACTAGCTAAAAGAAGAGCTCGTGGATATCGGAATATTACAAATTTTATCAACATGATTTACTTTATTTCCTCTAAATTGAAATTCAATTACCCACAGTATTCCACATAG